Below is a genomic region from Prolixibacteraceae bacterium.
CATTAAATGAAGGAATGTCTGAGGACGGTTCTATGAGAAAAGAAGCTATGCTTTTTGATGATGGAAAAACAAAAGTAATGAGTAGTAATGAATTTAAAACAACTTTCCGTGTTCCTGAAGTGATGCTTATGCTTGCTGAGGCCTCTTTACGTCTTGATGCTCCTGATGCGTCAACAGCAAAGACACAACTGAAGAAGCTTATTGAAGCACGATATACTCCAGCTGGGGCAGCTACGCTTAATGCAAAGATTGATGCTATGGATAATGCAGCTTTGCTTAAAGAAGTCCTACGTCAACGTCGTATGGAGTTGGCATTCCAAGGAAAGCGATGGGTTGATCTGAAGCGTCTTGGAAAACCTTCGATTACTCATGAGTTTAAAGATGATGCTGGTGAAACTAGAACAGAGACATTACTAGAGAATGATCCTCGTTATGTAGTTAAATTTCCATTGGAAGCAATTCGTTTGAATCCAAATCTTGCACAATAAATAGAGATATATTATTATATCATTTTATTGAAAGAGGGTGCCTATATATTTGGGCATCCTCTTTTTGTCTGTTATATCTATGACTTTAGATGTGTATTGAATTGAAGTACCCCTTGTTTATATCCTCTTAGAACATGAATTCATTCTATTTAAATTTATGTCGAAATAATTACTTAAAATACAAATGTTAAGGGAGCTTTTTGATATCCCATTATATTAGTATACTCTTAAGTTATTTGTATACCCTCTTCTGTAAATAAATGTAGTTTTTATGATATGACCCTATTGTAAATTGATGCTTTATCACTTTATCAGATCTTTAAACACGTCATAAGTGTTAAAATAACAGGGGTTGATTGTTTAAAAAATATTAATTTGAAATTATTAACAGTATCAATAATTTAGTTAATAAACAGTTGTTGGTTAACATTGCCTTAACTTATATTCTTTAGTCTTATGTTATATCTGTTTGATATTGAGCATTAAAGCCTTTGTTAACAATATTTGGTAGATATTATTAGTTGCACCATTTGAGTGATAAAGTGTAAGTAAAAAGGGTGTTTATACTTACAGATCATTTTTGATAATATGTTTCCTCGTATATATTTGCATTCGGAAAATATTCGTACTGTGGTGTAGTCGAATTAGTTTACAACTAAGAGATGCAATTTTGCCGTGATCACTTTCATATCTATTTGTAACGGGATAGATATCGTTAAATGGCAGTATCATAGTCGATATTTTACGAGAACAATAAAATCAAATATTTAAGTCTATGAGAAAACAATTGTTAATTTGGGCCTTCTTGGTCTTGGTTACGATACAGTCTGCTTTTGCACAGACTCGTGTTATAACAGGTAATGTTATAGCAAGTAAAGATCAACAACCAATTCCAGGGGCATCTGTTGTTGTCACTTCAACGACAGTTGGTACTGTAACTGATTTTGATGGAAACTTCTCTTTAAAAGTTCCTTCTGATGCTTCTAATATCACTGTGAGTTTCATGGGAATGAAATCACAAGTCGTTTCACTAACTGAGCAAAAAAACTATAGCGTTGTTCTAGCAGAAGATAATATTGCGATGGATGAGGTTGTCATCACAGCTCTCGGTATATCAAGAGATAAAAAGGCACTAGGTTATTCCGTACAGAATGTTGGTGGTGATGATTTAACTCAAACGAAACAGAGCAATGTTGTATCTGCGCTTTCAGGTAAAGTGTCTGGAGTACAAGTCTCAGGATCTTCTGGATCAATGGGTGGTTCTAGTCGTATTTTGATACGTGGTGCTAGTTCTATCACAGGTAACAACCAACCTCTTTTCGTTGTAGATGGTGTCCCTATTGATAATTCAGACTTCAATGGTTCAGAAGCTGCACGAGGTGCTGGTGGATATGATTATGGTAATATGGCTCAGGATATTAATCCTGAAGATATTGAAACAATGTCTGTACTGAAAGGACCTTCTGCTGCTGCACTATATGGTTCACGTGCTGCTAATGGTGTGATCATGATTACTACAAAGAAAGGTTCAAAGGGAAATAAAGGTATCGGTGTAAGTGTGAGCACTGGTGTTTCTATTGAGAAAGTGAATCGTCTTCCTGATTACCAAACATCTTATGGTGGTGGTATTGGTGGTTTTGAAGAAGTAACTTTCAATGGTCAATCTTATGATGCTGTGAGTTATAATATTGATGAGAGCTGGGGACCTAAATACGATCCTAACAAACAAGTCCTTCATTGGGATGCATTCAATCAAAATGATCCATCTACATACTTAAAGACACGTCCTTGGATAGCGCCAGAGCATGATGTGGAAGATTTCTTCGATACAGGAGTGACATACAATAACTCTGTTTCTCTTTCGGGATCTGACGATAAAGGTTCATTTAGAATGTCTATATCAAGTGTGAATACCGATGGATATATGCCAAACTCTAATCTTGATAAATATACTGTTAGCTTTAATGGTTCTCGTAAATTGTCCGATAAATTTACCGTTAACGCTGGGGTGTCATATGTAAACACTGCTGCATTAGGACGTCCTGAAACGGGCTATGGTGACAATAATGTCATGGTGAAGTTTACCCAGTGGGGACAGCGCCAGTTGGATATGGAGCATTTGAAGAACTATAAGAATCCAGATGGAACTCAAAATAGTTGGAATAGAACTTCTGCATATGATGGAACACCTGCTTATTCGAACAATCCATATTGGACACGTTACGAGAATTATACGGAAGATGAAAGAAACCGTTATATCGGAAATATTGGATTGACTTATGATGTTACAAGTGATCTAAAGGCAAGTCTAAAAACTTACCATGATTCCTACACTTTCCGTAATAGTCAACGTTCTGCTATTGGTTCACAAGAGACTTCTGGTTATTCAGAGCAAGTACGTCAATCTGTGGAGAATAATTATGAATTCATGTTGAACTATAATAAGCAATTGACTGATGACCTTAGTTTAACAGCAATGGCTGGGGGAAACATACGTAAGAATAACTATTATTCTAACTATGCAACCACTCAGGGGGGACTTGTTCTGCCTGATCTATATACAACTACGAACTCAAAAGATCCTTCTAAGGTTACCGACTATGAGGAGCATAAGTTAGTTTATAGTGCTTATGGTAACTTTAGTTTAGGATATAAGAATACATACTACTTTGATGCCACATTCCGTAACGATTGGTCTTCTACTTTACCTGAAGCTCATCGTTCGTTTTTCTATCCATCATTTACAGGTAGTCTTGTTCTTTCTGAATTAAATGGACTGAAAGATTTATCTTGGTTCTCTTTTGGTAAGATACGTGCTGGATGGGCCATGGTAGGTAATGATACAGACCCTTACTCTTTGAAAGAAACTTTTACAAACTATCAGCCTAATTTTGATGGTACTCCACGTTACAGTACTCCGAATACTCTGCCTAATGAGAATCTGAAGCCAGAGACTACTTATTCATGGGAAATTGGAGCGGAACTGAAGTTCTTCAAAAACCGTTTGGGAGTCGACGCGACTTACTACTCTAATCGTACAGAGGATCTTATTACCAATGTGGCATTATCAGGATCTACAGGTTACCTGTACAAAACGATGAATGCGGGAGTCATGAGTAATAAAGGTATTGAGTTAATGTTAACTGGTACACCTGTTCAAACACGTGATTTTTCATGGGATATTGCAGTGAACTTTGCAAAGAACAGCAACAAATTAGTTGAGTTAACAGATGGAATTGATAACTACCAAATGGCTAGAGCTCCTTTCAATGTGACAGTAAATGCGTTCGTTGGAGAGTCTTATGGTGCAATAATGGGTAGAAACTATGTCTACGACGATGCAGGAAACAAAGTCATTGGAACCAATGGTCGTTATCTAAAAACTGATTCACCAGAAGTACTAGGTACTGTACTTCCTGATTTCAATATGGGACTTAACAACTCTTTCAGCTACAAAAACTTTACGTTTACTGCTTTGATTGATATTCAACAAGGTGGTAGCTACTTCTCTACTTCAAATATGTGGGGAATGTATTCAGGGATGATCCAAGAATCTGTATATCACAATGGTGTGGATATTCGAGAGAATGGAATTGTTTTAGATGGTGTATACGGAAGAGTCGATGGTAATGGAAATGTAGTACATACCGATGCTGCTGGGGATGTCTCAGGAAATGCTGTGGACAATGAGACTAATATCTCTGCTCAGCGCTATGCTTCAGACTTCTATTCTGGACCTGATGCTCAAAGTGTTTTTGATGCTTCGTATATCAAATTACGTGAAGTTACATTTGGTTATACTTTCCCAAGTCGTCTTACAGGACCAATAAGAAACCTAAATATTTCATTGTATGGACGAAATCTTGCTGTTTGGGGATTGGATAATCCTGATTTTGATCCAGAATCGGCTGTAACTTCTTCAGGAAACGTACAAGGAATTGAAGGTGGTGCATTACCTTCTACAGCAAACTATGGTGTTAACCTGAAATTTAGCTTCTAATTATTGAGATTTCATCTCAAGAGAAGTAAAAATCCAAAAACCATTGATAATGATTAGAAAGATAAAATATACAGCTTTCGCAGCCGCATTGTTTTTTGCTAGCTGTACAGAGAAGTTGACAGAGACAAATGAGAATCCGAATAGTCCAGTGACTGTTCCTACTACCACCTTATTGATCAATGCTCAATATCGCTTGGTAGATGATATTAGAGATCAGTGGTATTCTGGTCGTATGGCTTTGGTTTGGTCACAATATTGGGCACAAGCTAATTATACCGAAGAAGATCGATACCAATATCGTGAAAATTCAAATTCAAGTTCGTGGAAGGTCATCTACACGGATTTGATGGATTTGAAGACTATTGCGGATCTAAATACAGATCCTGCAACTAAGGACATGATGTCGGCTTATGGGAATAATAACAACCAAATTGCCGTAGCGCGTATCCTTAAATCATGGACTTTTATGTTGCTTACTGAGACTTATGGCCCCATCCCTTATGAGTCTTACGGAAATGATAATCCTTCATTTCAAGCACTAAAAGCAAAGGAAAATATTCTAAATCCAGTGTATGCTGACCCAAAAGATGTTTACACAGATATCCTTAAAGAATTACGTGAAGCTGCTGATATGATTGACGTATCTGAAGTTGCTTTTACTGAAGGGGATCGTATTTTTGGTGGCGACGCTTCAAAGTGGAAGAAGCTAGCAAATTCTCTTATTCTTAGAGGGGCATTGCGTATTAAAGCTGCGGTTCCTGAGATTGCAAATCTTGCAATAACAGCAGCACTACATAGTGGGATTATGGACAGTGATACTGATAATGCACTATTCCGTGGCGAAGCAACAGCGGCCAATGCATCACCTTTCTATAAAGCATTTGCAGTGGATAACCGAACTGATTTTACTGTAGCTAAACCATTCGTAGATCTTCTGAAAGCAAATGTAGGTCCATTCGCCTCTATTGATCCACGTCTATACTACTTTGCTGCACCTTTTGATGCAACAGCAACAGCTTCTGCTGGACCTGCAATTTCCAAAGGCGATTATTTACCAAAAGCTTCGGATATTCTAGGGACTGGGAAATATAATCCAGATAATTATATTGGCATGCCTTATGGTTTGGAAAGTGAGTATGCTTCTAAAATTGGAGCGACTAAGGTCTCCCTTCCAAATATGCCAATGCAAGCTACTTTTGGTAACCCTTTTATGGATTATGCAGAAGTCTGTTTTATTCAGTCAGAGTTAAATGGTTGGAATCAAGAATGGTATGAGAAAGGTGTTCGTGCATCCATGATAAGATGGGGTGTGAATGCTGCAAGTATTGATACTTATATGGCAACATTGCCTGCTGCTTCTGAGGAGACTGTATTGACACAGAAGTATATAGCCCTTTATATGCAGCCATATAATGCGTGGGCTGAGTATCGTAGAACAGGATATCCTAAAACGCTAGTAAAACCTGGTGATGTATCATTTGTTGATACGGACGGAATCATAAGTAAAGATGATGCAGGTAAGGAGTATGTATTCACTACGTTGGTAAGTGATGTGACAGATGACCTTCCAAGTCGTGTTAAATTTGCTAATGATGAACCGCTATTAAACCCAAGTGGTTATGATTCAGGTGTAGTAGAACTTGGAGGTAGTGATAAGATGAGCACCAAACTTTGGTGGGATGTGAACTAGAAATTTTCATAGATTTACATAGTGTTGAGAGATAATGTTCTTTGTGAACATTATCTCTTTTTTTGTGCTTATTGTTTAAAGATTGTAGGTTTTTAGTTGTTTATTATGTCAATTTATGTGATTATAATCAAAGTTAATATAAATTTAATATAGTGGTTGTATATGTATAACTATGTGTACTTTTATTAATATATAATAGCTTGATTATCAAGTTTTATTATTATGATGTGCATGTGTCTTTTGATATAGTATTATTTGTATGATCTGTGTGTGATTATGTAAGTATATGGTGTCGTGTTATTGCATAATGTAATTAAACTGTTGTAAAACACATATATTTGTACTCTATGGCATAACATAAAATGTCATATATTTTATTCTGTTTGTATTATTTGTCATTTGTGAATTAAATAATGGACTACAGAGTAAAACACAAAAATCAAATATTTATATAAGTCTATGAGAAAGCAATTACTAATCCTTGTAACATTACTATTGTGTAGTGTGCAAGTTTCATTAGCACAGACCAGAGTTATTACTGGGGTGGTGCGATCTGCATCAGATAACTCTGTAATCCCAGGGGCATCTGTTGTTGTAACTTCAACAACTGTTGGTACTGTAACTGATTTTGATGGTGCCTTTAAACTTAAAATTCCAGAAGGTGCTCCATCTTTGACGATAAGTTTCATTGGAATGAAAAAGATAGTTCTTCCTTTGACCGACAAAATTGTTTATGATGTCACTCTAGAAGAGGATCATGTTGCTGTGGGTGAAGTAGTAGTTGCTGCCTTAGGAATCTCAAGAGAGAAAAAATCTTTGGGTTATTCAGTTCAAAATGTTAGTGGTGATGAATTGAACCAAACCAAACAGAGTAATGTTGTTTCTGCTCTTTCTGGAAAAGTATCAGGAGTACAAGTGTCAGGTTCTTCAGGATCTATGGGAGGATCAAGTCGTATTCTTATTCGTGGTGCAAGTTCTGTTACAGGTAATAACCAACCTTTATTTGTTGTGGATGGGGTTCCAATCGATAATTCTAATTTCAACTCGTCAACGGCTGAGCGTGGT
It encodes:
- a CDS encoding SusC/RagA family TonB-linked outer membrane protein, whose amino-acid sequence is MRKQLLIWAFLVLVTIQSAFAQTRVITGNVIASKDQQPIPGASVVVTSTTVGTVTDFDGNFSLKVPSDASNITVSFMGMKSQVVSLTEQKNYSVVLAEDNIAMDEVVITALGISRDKKALGYSVQNVGGDDLTQTKQSNVVSALSGKVSGVQVSGSSGSMGGSSRILIRGASSITGNNQPLFVVDGVPIDNSDFNGSEAARGAGGYDYGNMAQDINPEDIETMSVLKGPSAAALYGSRAANGVIMITTKKGSKGNKGIGVSVSTGVSIEKVNRLPDYQTSYGGGIGGFEEVTFNGQSYDAVSYNIDESWGPKYDPNKQVLHWDAFNQNDPSTYLKTRPWIAPEHDVEDFFDTGVTYNNSVSLSGSDDKGSFRMSISSVNTDGYMPNSNLDKYTVSFNGSRKLSDKFTVNAGVSYVNTAALGRPETGYGDNNVMVKFTQWGQRQLDMEHLKNYKNPDGTQNSWNRTSAYDGTPAYSNNPYWTRYENYTEDERNRYIGNIGLTYDVTSDLKASLKTYHDSYTFRNSQRSAIGSQETSGYSEQVRQSVENNYEFMLNYNKQLTDDLSLTAMAGGNIRKNNYYSNYATTQGGLVLPDLYTTTNSKDPSKVTDYEEHKLVYSAYGNFSLGYKNTYYFDATFRNDWSSTLPEAHRSFFYPSFTGSLVLSELNGLKDLSWFSFGKIRAGWAMVGNDTDPYSLKETFTNYQPNFDGTPRYSTPNTLPNENLKPETTYSWEIGAELKFFKNRLGVDATYYSNRTEDLITNVALSGSTGYLYKTMNAGVMSNKGIELMLTGTPVQTRDFSWDIAVNFAKNSNKLVELTDGIDNYQMARAPFNVTVNAFVGESYGAIMGRNYVYDDAGNKVIGTNGRYLKTDSPEVLGTVLPDFNMGLNNSFSYKNFTFTALIDIQQGGSYFSTSNMWGMYSGMIQESVYHNGVDIRENGIVLDGVYGRVDGNGNVVHTDAAGDVSGNAVDNETNISAQRYASDFYSGPDAQSVFDASYIKLREVTFGYTFPSRLTGPIRNLNISLYGRNLAVWGLDNPDFDPESAVTSSGNVQGIEGGALPSTANYGVNLKFSF
- a CDS encoding SusD/RagB family nutrient-binding outer membrane lipoprotein; its protein translation is MIRKIKYTAFAAALFFASCTEKLTETNENPNSPVTVPTTTLLINAQYRLVDDIRDQWYSGRMALVWSQYWAQANYTEEDRYQYRENSNSSSWKVIYTDLMDLKTIADLNTDPATKDMMSAYGNNNNQIAVARILKSWTFMLLTETYGPIPYESYGNDNPSFQALKAKENILNPVYADPKDVYTDILKELREAADMIDVSEVAFTEGDRIFGGDASKWKKLANSLILRGALRIKAAVPEIANLAITAALHSGIMDSDTDNALFRGEATAANASPFYKAFAVDNRTDFTVAKPFVDLLKANVGPFASIDPRLYYFAAPFDATATASAGPAISKGDYLPKASDILGTGKYNPDNYIGMPYGLESEYASKIGATKVSLPNMPMQATFGNPFMDYAEVCFIQSELNGWNQEWYEKGVRASMIRWGVNAASIDTYMATLPAASEETVLTQKYIALYMQPYNAWAEYRRTGYPKTLVKPGDVSFVDTDGIISKDDAGKEYVFTTLVSDVTDDLPSRVKFANDEPLLNPSGYDSGVVELGGSDKMSTKLWWDVN